A single Oryctolagus cuniculus chromosome 16, mOryCun1.1, whole genome shotgun sequence DNA region contains:
- the EEF2 gene encoding elongation factor 2 yields the protein MVNFTVDQIRAIMDKKANIRNMSVIAHVDHGKSTLTDSLVCKAGIIASARAGETRFTDTRKDEQERCITIKSTAISLFYELSENDLNFIKQSKDGSGFLINLIDSPGHVDFSSEVTAALRVTDGALVVVDCVSGVCVQTETVLRQAIAERIKPVLMMNKMDRALLELQLEPEELYQTFQRIVENVNVIISTYGEGEGGPMGNIMIDPVLGTVGFGSGLHGWAFTLKQFAEMYVAKFAAKGEGQLGPAERAKKVEDMMKKLWGDRYFDPSNGKFSKSATSPDGKKLPRTFCQLILDPIFKVFDAIMNFKKEETAKLIEKLDIKLDSEDKDKEGKPLLKAVMRRWLPAGDALLQMITIHLPSPVTAQKYRCELLYEGPPDDEAAMGIKSCDPKGPLMMYISKMVPTSDKGRFYAFGRVFSGLVSTGLKVRIMGPNYTPGKKEDLYLKPIQRTILMMGRYVEPIEDVPCGNIVGLVGVDQFLVKTGTITTFEHAHNMRVMKFSVSPVVRVAVEAKNPADLPKLVEGLKRLAKSDPMVQCIIEESGEHIIAGAGELHLEICLKDLEEDHACIPIKKSDPVVSYRETVSEESSVMCLSKSPNKHNRLYMKARPFPDGLAEDIDKGEVSARQELKQRARYLAEKYEWDVAEARKIWCFGPDGTGPNILTDITKGVQYLNEIKDSVVAGFQWATKEGALCEENMRGVRFDVHDVTLHADAIHRGGGQIIPTARRCLYASVLTAQPRLMEPIYLVEIQCPEQVVGGIYGVLNRKRGHVFEESQVAGTPMFVVKAYLPVNESFGFTADLRSNTGGQAFPQCVFDHWQILPGDPFDNSSRPSQVVAETRKRKGLKEGIPALDNFLDKL from the exons ATG GTGAACTTCACCGTAGACCAGATCCGGGCCATCATGGACAAGAAGGCCAACATCCGCAACATGTCGGTCATCGCGCACGTGGACCACGGCAAGTCCACGCTGACCGACTCCCTGGTGTGCAAGGCCGGCATCATCGCCTCGGCCCGCGCGGGGGAGACGCGCTTCACTGACACGCGCAAGGACGAGCAGGAGCGGTGCATCACCATCAAGTCCAC ggccatCTCGCTGTTCTACGAGCTCTCGGAGAACGACCTGAACTTCATCAAGCAGAGCAAGGACGGCTCGGGCTTCCTCATCAACCTCATCGACTCCCCCGGCCACGTGGACTTCTCCTCCGAGGTCACGGCCGCCCTGCGCGTCACCGACGGCGCCCTGGTGGTGGTGGACTGCGTGTCCG GCGTGTGCGTGCAGACGGAGACGGTGCTGCGCCAGGCCATCGCCGAGCGCATCAAGCCGGTGCTGATGATGAACAAGATGGACCGCGCGctgctggagctgcagctggagccGGAGGAGCTGTACCAGACCTTCCAGCGCATCGTGGAGAACGTGAACGTCATCATCTCCACCTAcggcgagggcgagggcgggcCCATGGGCAACATCATG ATCGACCCCGTGCTGGGCACCGTGGGCTTCGGGTCCGGCCTGCACGGCTGGGCCTTCACGCTGAAGCAGTTTGCTGAGATGTACGTGGCCAAGTTCGCAGCCAAAGGCGAGGGCCAGCTGGGGCCGGCGGAGCGGGCCAAGAAGGTGGAGGACATGATGAAGAAGCTGTGGGGTGACCG GTACTTCGACCCGTCCAACGGCAAGTTCAGCAAGTCGGCCACCAGCCCCGACGGCAAGAAGCTGCCGCGCACCTTTTGCCAGCTCATCCTGGACCCCATCTTcaag GTGTTCGACGCCATCATGAACTTCAAGAAGGAGGAGACGGCGAAGCTGATCGAGAAGCTGGACATCAAGCTGGACagcgaggacaaggacaaggagggCAAGCCGCTGCTGAAG GCTGTGATGCGCCGCTGGCTGCCGGCCGGGGACGCGCTGCTGCAGATGATCACCATCCACCTGCCCTCGCCCGTCACGGCCCAGAAGTACCGCTGCGAGCTGCTGTACGAGGGGCCGCCCGACGACGAGGCCGCCATGGGCATCAAGAGCTGCGACCCCAAGGGGCCCCTCATGATGTACATCTCCAAGATGGTGCCCACCTCCGACAAGGGCCGCTTCTACGCCTTCGGCCGCGTGTTCTCGGGGCTGGTGTCCACCGGCCTCAAGGTCAGGATCATGGGCCCCAACTACACGCCCGGCAAGAAGGAGGACCTGTACCTGAAGCCGATCCAGAG GACCATCCTGATGATGGGCCGCTACGTGGAGCCCATCGAGGACGTGCCGTGCGGCAACATCGTGGGCCTGGTGGGCGTGGACCAGTTCCTGGTGAAGACGGGCACCATCACCACCTTCGAGCACGCCCACAACATGCGGGTGATGAAGTTCAGCGTGAGCCCCGTGGTGCGCGTGGCCGTGGAGGCCAAGAACCCGGCCGACCTGCCCAAGCTGGTGGAGGGCCTGAAGCGGCTGGCCAAGTCGGACCCCATGGTGCAG TGCATCATCGAGGAGTCGGGTGAGCACATCATCGCGGGCGCCGGCGAGCTGCACCTGGAGATCTGCCTCAAGGACCTGGAGGAGGACCACGCCTGCATCCCCATCAAG AAATCCGACCCGGTGGTGTCCTACCGCGAGACGGTGAGCGAGGAGTCCAGCGTGATGTGCCTCTCCAAGTCCCCCAACAAGCACAACCGGCTGTACATGAAGGCGCGCCCCTTCCCCGACGGCCTGGCCGAGGACATCGACAAGGGCGAGGTGTCCGCGCGCCAGGAGCTCAAGCAGCGGGCCCGCTACCTGGCCGAGAAGTACGAGTGGGACGTGGCCGAGGCCCGCAAGATCTGGTGCTTCGGGCCcgacggcaccggccccaacatcCTCACCGACATCACCAAGGGGGTGCAGTACCTCAACGAGATCAAGGACAGCGTGGTGGCCGGCTTCCAGTGGGCCACCAAGGAG ggcgcGCTGTGCGAGGAGAACATGCGGGGCGTGCGCTTCGACGTGCACGACGTGACGCTGCACGCCGACGCCATCCACCGCGGGGGCGGCCAGATCATCCCCACGGCCCGGCGCTGCCTCTACGCCAGCGTGCTCACCGCGCAGCCCCGCCTCATGGAGCCCATCTACCTGGTGGAGATCCAG TGCCCTGAGCAGGTGGTCGGGGGCATCTACGGGGTGCTGAACCGGAAGCGCGGCCACGTGTTCGAGGAGTCGCAGGTGGCCGGCACGCCCATGTTCGTGGTCAAGGCCTACCTGCCCGTCAACGAGTCCTTCG GCTTCACCGCCGACCTGCGCTCCAACACGGGCGGCCAGGCCTTCCCGCAGTGCGTGTTCGACCACTGGCAGATCCTGCCCGGCGACCCCTTCGACAACAGCAGCCGCCCCAGCCAGGTGGTGGCCGAGACGCGCAAGCGCAAGGGCCTGAAGGAGGGCATCCCGGCGCTGGACAACTTCCTGGACAAGTTGTAG